Below is a genomic region from Pseudochaenichthys georgianus chromosome 13, fPseGeo1.2, whole genome shotgun sequence.
TTTTCTTCTTACCCTTGCTTTCAGTGCCAAGTAGTTCATCTGGGTGTGGTCAAAGTCCCATTTGGAGAGGTCGACGTCTACCTCGCCCAGGAAACTGTTCCTGCCAAATGTGTCGTGATGCCAAATAGAGAGAATGAGCGTCTGGGTTCTCAGGTACTCCATGCGAACACGATACTGTGGGGCCAAATAAAAGTGAGATGCTTTTGTTTGTTAATTATCATGCAGGTTTAAGCATTACAGAGTGGAATAGTGTATGTGCTTGCTTAGTACTACTCGAAATATATTTGTGGATTCTTACTCTTAGGATTTCGTTGAAAGTAGGACTCAGTGTTTTCTTTTTAACAGATGTTTTCCTCTTTCCAAGATTAGCTTTGTCAGGGACCAGGTAGCTTTTGACATaccttaaaaagaacaaaaaagATATACCTTCAGTATAATGTTTATTTGCTTTGTCAGTCGAGGTACTTATCTGTTTTAAAAGTACTGAAAGGGCACATTCATAATAATAAAGGAGTATACTTTCTGACTTGCATGCACAAATGAATAACCTTAAATGAATTACACAGTATAGCAATGTGATTCTAGCATTTGTCAGGTACAGTACGCACGGATCTGAGCGGCCCCTCTTTGGGTCGACTGCAGCCAGGTCTTGGCACTGAGCCACAAAGATGTGAAACTCTCTGAGCTTCTGGATGTAGTTGATGGAGAACTGGATGTTTCCCTGAACCTCCACAAAGTCCCCGCTGTACATGGTCATCACGCTGCCGCTCAGCTAGGAGCACAGACAAACAAGTAGGCCACATTTTATATCATAAATCATATCGGTTAGGTAATTGTTTTATTGGATAACTTGTTTTGGTTTTCTTTAAATCAAATCTAGAGGTCTGGAACAAGCTAATTAGTCACATTTAAGGGGAACTCCACCCATCATGCATTTCAAATATGTTTCCAGGCGTTTTCAGGTTTCATAAGGAGAACTACAGCATacaaatgaaaaacattgtATAAAGCCGGCTTCAAATTGTATATATTGCCTCAAATTATTTCACTTGTTGGTTGGGTCCAAataataaacattttaaaattaaaaacaaaCTGGGGATGTATAGTTAAAAATGGTATCTTCACAGACCTCTCCAGCCCTCATTGCTGTTTGAGACTAGCAGCTTTTGGCTACATTAGCAGTTACTACCAGCGTAACGCAACTGAATCTTTGACCAAGCTCCGCTTACAAAGTGCATGAATTTGGACATACTACCTCATGATAACAATGTGGCTTTAATATTGACCATATTGCTTTTTTATGATGTAAGACTATCTCTGATTCTGCATTAATTGTTATCCTTTATTTTCAAACTATCTTCTCAACATTGCGATGCTAAATTGATGGAGTTCTTATTGTTGGTGTATTTGAAGATTTGGTCCCTACCATCAGTCTGATGTTGATAGGTAGCCCATTGTTTAGATTTAAAAACGGCAGCCTTCATGCGTCTTGTTGATTGAGACAGTGATCCAACTCCTAGCAAAATAATTATTGTTTAATGTCTATCACAACTTAAGTGTAAAGGCAAATGAGCACCGCAGTTTAAGAAAGCAGTGTCCGAGAGTTAATTAAGCAACAAGTAAGCAATGCATGCTGCTGTGTTTGAACATACAGAGGACAGAGACGCCATGCCAGAGGAGCCAGTGAGGTTATTCAAGGAGCTGCCCTTCATTAGTCTCTCTGGGTGGTCACTGTCCTCGCAGGTGGAGTCAGTGTCTCTGCCAGTGTCCTGAAACACAAAGAGCAGGCAAAGAAAGCTCTGTGCACAGGGATGCAGAGCAGGCTTTGACCTACAGGTCTAAAAGATGCAGGGGTCGTTTTACCTCCTTCTGCAGGAACGAAGGAACCGATTTGCTCATGTTCTTCAGGTGCTCCGGATCCGAAAATAAGGACGAGGTGGGCGACGGGATGGATGAAACTAAACAGTGGTGGATTGGGAAACAGAAGCTAAGATCTTGACTCATTTGCTTGCAAACATTCATAATAATGAAAAGCATCATGCTTTTTTACCATTACTAATGCGTCTCATGTCAGCAGTTGGGTCTTGCCTTCTTTCTTGCCCTGTGAAAACAATCAAAAGATAACACGGTCTCTATAAATGATGTGTGCTTATGGACAGCCTGACTCAGGAGTTGAGGTTATGCTCACGTGGGGATAAGGATGCTGTGATGTCCTCCATACTTTTAGCCAGAGTTTTAGGCCGTGCCTCTGCTCGCCTCAATGCTTTTGTTACAAGGTTTTGGGTTTCAAGAACATTCTTACCTACGGAGGAAAAGCAACAGGTTAGAAAACAGGGCGTGTTTTCATGCTCCTATTGGTCTATCTATGCAAATATTTAAGACAGCAGTTTACATTGAAATTGGACAGAGAACAAGACTCCTAATCTTCATTAATCATTTGATTTATAAAACAATGAAACAATTGTCAATCACAATAACCCAAGCACAATGTAGAGCCATTTCATAGCTTATTCTGCAAGGAGAAACTGAAAGATAATGCAGAGAGTGAATGATAGTGAATTATTTAATTCCTCTGGTTTTCATTCAAGATGTTGTCACTGACATTTGCTAAGATAAAGCGCTTTGAATAATAACCGAACAAGAATTCCGTGACCTTTGTAAATGTTAAGTATTTGTACAGCCCTTGCTTCAAATCTATTAAACCTACTGTTAAAGAAAGCTAACATGAAGCTGCTTTAAAAGGTTTGTATAACTGTGTGGTGTCAGTGAAGTAAGAGCAAAGTATCGCCAAGCCCAAAAACTAAACATAGGCAGCTGAAGGCAGGTACACACAGGGTTTAAAGAGATTTGCTTCTACAAACACAGATAACCCAATGCGGATATGATATCAAGGATACTGCTGGATACAACCCAGAGATAATAATCAACCATGAGtttgcaaacagacagcaggagTTGGACTCCTttaatacagctttatttatttgtatttttttaaactgaaaaaatGAAATCCTATTTATTGCAAGGAATTtatgagatatatatatatatttttcaatatattttaaagtgtTTTCTTGAATTCTTATGCATATTTCAAATTCACGaccccctctgtccttagactcaTGCATCGGACAAGAAAAATGTATAGAAAAAGATATCCAGTTTGATTTGCCAACAATCCTCCAGGTGCTgctaaaaaacaataaaatggaCGTTAGCAAGGACCACGCAACTTCTGACTGAAAGTTTAGATCATGCATTTGGTGTTAGGGATATAAGTGTGTAGGTGTTTCGATCTTTTACTATTTTAATCTATTAACTGAAAAGTTGCATTTCTGCTTTGACTCACATAAAAAAACAGCTTCATATATTCATAATATTGTTATTTTTAAAAGAGTGAAGTAAGTGCTCACGGTTTGAACTGTTCCTGGAGCTGGACCAGGTTTCTGACGTGCTGCTCACAGACGACTCCGGACCTGCTTCTGAACTGCTGTAATTCGCCCACAGGGGGTGCTGAGTCGTCTTGCTGCCCCTCCTGCTGTGACGCTCCTCTGAGCACGCTGGAGTGCTGGCCCTTACCGGCCCTACTAGGTCGAACTCATACCCAGGCTTCTCTTCAGAGCCCTCACCCTTGACAACTGGAGAGGTGTGGACGCTGCTCTTGTCTGTCATGCCCAGGTAATGCCGAAAGTCTCTGGGAACACAGGCCCGTGCACGTGGAATTTGACTCTCAGTATCCTCTGATGATCTCCTTGATGAGGCGCCTTTGTCGGCATTCTGCCTCTGTTTTCTGCTCTGGGAGTGGACTGAACTAACATCCATTTTAAGTTCTTTATCATCAGGAACACTCAGAGCGACCATGCTAATAGCACGACGCATGGAATTTCCACGACTGCTCGAATTGCTAAAACTGTCTTTTCTGCTCTTTGTAGGACGAGTCTCTTTTCCTGAACTGCTTGTGGATTTCGTGGAGTCTTTTGAATTCCTTCTGGAGTCAGCTGTCGTATAATTAGCCAAGTTGTTTGTGCCATCATTTGCTGCTTTTGATCCTGCCTGTCTATCATGGGGTGACTTTGATCTATTCTGAAGAGATGATTTCATGGCGGGTGATCTTGTTTTCTCAAAAGCAGCGTCACTACACTTTAACTCCTGAGATGAAATCTGGGCACTTATTGGCTCTTTCCTTTTAGAGCTTTTGGGTTTCTCGATGGGAAATGATACCTTGGTGTCTGATGAGGACTCACCCCAGAACTCACGCAGAGTGTGAAATTGTGATCGGCTCGCTCCTAGGCTAGGGGACAACTTGTCTATTCTCTGATTCGAAGACTCTTCCTCATCGCTGTCTGAATCCTTTCCAATTGAAGTCAGATCATACTCCGACTTGGTATATCTTTTATTCAGTTTTGCTTGACTTGCACCGCGAAGGACCTTACCGTCCCCAAGAGCTTTAGGTTTGCCAGTATAAAATGGAGGCTTGTTTCTCTCCTGCTCCCAGAAAGATTTCAGCTGTTTTATCTTCTCTGCAGTACTTTCTTGATGTGGTAAACCTTTTCTGTTTGAGCGAGGACTTCTATCTTTATTAGCATCTTCCTTTCGTTTAGGAGGCCCGCTTTTATCCTCACTCTCTGTTCTTTCACTTGAACCTCTACGCATTTGTGTTTTAAGGGTGGTTTGAATTTCATCTAGCTTGTAGTCCATACATGGGCTGTTTCTAGACATAAAGAGTTTCTCAGAGTCCGGATTTGTATCCAATTGAGAAACAGGAATAGTCTCCGACAGTTCCTCTTGCAGTAGGGTTTCTCTAGACTGGAAAATATTGTTTGGTTTTGCACTGGACTGGATGTTTGTCCTTGGCTGTTGAATGAGTTTGGTTACACATAAAATCTCTGGGTCTGAACCTCTTCTGTCAGCTTCTTGGAGGTTGGCTGTAAACTTTACATAATCAGAGTTGtcattgttttgtctttgtgttGAAGCATTCATCACTGGATTGTCTACATCCTGTTTTGTATTCGAATTAACATTGTCTCCAGTCTCTTTCTGTCTTTCCTCCCCATGTTTCAAAGCAGAGTTATCATAAATCCCCTTCCCGTTATATATAACAGGCACAGACGGCATATCAGGTGATCTGTAGAGTTTGTTCACTTTCTCCTCGTCTTTCTCTGCTGAGAGGTGAACAGGTTTTTGTCCTTTGTCGTGGGGCTTAATAGATTTGCTGATAAGTATTTTGGGACCTGCGTTACTTTTCTCCCAGAATGACTTCAGATGAGAGACTTGCAGCACTTGGCTTTCATCGTTATCTGTACCTTCCTGACCCTGCATTTTTTCTCTGGTATCCTTCTTCACCTCCTCTCGTATTTTGGTAACTTCCTTCTTACCTATTCTGTCTGTTGCTCTTAACTCTTCGGGCTCATTGGGCTGTCTTTGTAATTGAGTTTCTACAGTTTCATTCTTTATATTACTTATAATATCCCCGGTATCTTTTCGTGATGAGTCTTTACCACTAGACTTGCCGATTCCTACATGTTCGGCCTTTGGACTATCTTCTGTCTTTAACCAATCGAGACTATCAGTGCTGCGGCTGAACCAGTCCAGTACCTTCGCGATGGAGTCCCCCTCATCACCCGTGGGACTGCTGGTCTGAGTGGACAATTGAAACGCATTTTtctgatttgatttatttagcGTTGTCTCAGCAGACTTATCAATGAAGTTGAGATCGTAAGACACAGGAGGGTCTGCATCTGAAAAAGACCATTTGAAAACAGAATAAGATACTAGTTGTATTATAATGAGAAAGCTAGGACTGTCAGAGCTTCTGTTATTGGCTTTGCGGCTATTTGCGCCTCCACCCTGCCTTAAATGACACAAtcagactcctttgtttacttctgtgacatgtttacattataataaacactcaaacttctattggctagcgctccaacacattgtacgtgataggctggGGGGGGTACATCTCTGATGGGTTTACCAAAACCGGCCagcagaccaatcagagcagactgagctCTGGTACCACACATGGTGataagaggtgctgcagcacaggcagtatgataaaaataacctttttgaacattaaaaataacaaaaaatacaataaacttGAAAATCAGCATcaaagggcccctttaagtgaTAACTCCATCCACTCCCTATATTATTTATAACTTTCATATTACTGGTGTTCCCCACCTGTGAAGATggcatttgtatttgtttttatgaTTACATTTGTCTGTGTTGCTCCAGCTGCACCCTGTGGTGTTTTCATCAGCTTCTATGGTGATAGAGAGGGGGTGATGTGCAACAAAGCCCCCTGATGTTGCTTTTTTGTCATTTTTGGGGGTATGCACTGAAGTAACAGAGGAGCAGATATTGCTGCTTTATCTATAGTAGAGAAAACATTGGCAGGTACTATTAAGCTGTACATAAAAgtctgaaatgtgtttttttttattgtttcatttctgacttATGTccgtttttgctttttcttatgAAATATGGCAAAGAACGTTGTCCTTTTTAGACCTCCTGAATCCTGAAGAATAAAAACAACCAGAAACATTTGCTCTGAAATGTCACGTCAAACTGCTCACTACTCTTTTCCCAATTCCTGGCTGTTGCTTCATTTTATCGGTCTAAAGTTTAGGAATAAAACTCTCAGTTAACATTGGATGACCAGTGCAAACGGACTTTTATCACAGTAAGCCGAGGTATTTCTTGTTACTGAACTCACCCACAGTGCTTTGGAGCAGACTCAGCTCTCCCTGCCTCATTGATGTTCCCACACTGCTGTTGTTTCCTATGGCTGAATCCTGAATGCTGCCGCTGTGCAGCTTGAAAGTGTTTAACcctgcatgttctctttgttTCCGATCATCTCGTTCATCACTTTTCTGTGGGATCTCTCGGTCAGTGGATGCATCACTCCTGGTGAATGTGGCTGGTCTGAAATGATAAAGGCTGTGAGTTGTAGTCATAGGATAATTTATTAATATTTTGGGTTCAGAGTTGTGTAAAGAGTCACCCACTGACCTGTCTCTAGTTATAGAAGGTGtgtatctttctctctccagacTGGAGTTAGAGGAAACCTGAGATGGCTGCTGCGAGTTGTTATGTTTGGATGGCTGAGATACTTCATTAGAAACAACACTTTTCTGCGGTACTTCATCCTGTCCCTTCACATAGGACTGGTTAGAGTTCTCACTGGACCCCCGTTGGAGGCTCAGTCTTGGGGCAGGTACAATCCCCGCTGACCCACCCTGAGTGTCTAGTGCCTTGCTGGTGCTTTCCGACTGACTGGAGCTACGTCTTGAGAGAAATGTCCTCTTCTTTGGCACTGGCCTGAAACCTCCAGAGGAGCCATCCGATGTGAGGGAGCCCCCTGAAGTCTGACTGGTCCCTGCTGCGTGGCTCTTCAGAGGAGATATGGGCTCTAAGGGAATAGCAGAAGTCTAGTTTAAAATACTGGGCTGAAATCTATTTGCCGTTCATATTGTGTGATGATTCTCAATTTCAAAAATGTTAGTTTAAATTCTAACCTGTCTCAGATGACTCCTGGTCCCGCCTGGTTGACCTGTCATCATTAGTTTCAGGTGGCTCAACAACTATCAGGGAAGCACGGTTGAAAGGGTTGTGCCTCGGCTTGAAGGAAAAGGACTATAATTACTTTTGGCATTGCAATAGCTGCATCAAAATATGACCGCAAATTTCCCAGAGCAAAGGAAATattcagttaaaggtggggtaggtaattttggagaaaccagctcgaatgcggtagaatttgaaaatgcacagccggaaaaaatctgccacttccttacagagcccctcctccaacacacacgaacgcacacatgaccaatgagggcacgagataagtttgtgcacagacgctacggcttccacagatgcattttttttaatgtatttattgtcaaagcatttaatttatgcattgctatcgggatgttaagagcattccattgaatacagtataacaaaaagtgtttctgaaataaatgacataccacACCTTTAAGGCTGAATGAAGGAGTAAAGCTGAGCTGTTTTGTAACACATATGCCTACCATTCTTGGAGATCGGACTGTTGAATTTAGAAGTTCTTTTTCTGCATTGCTGTGGAAAAagacttttaaatattaaattaaCAAAGATGAATTTAAAGTAAAAACAAGCCGTACATGACATCAGGTGAAATAATAACATAATGTGCCTGCTGCAAAACATCTAGGCAGCGATGCTTTTCTTTCTCTAAAGTACACTGCAGTGTGCATGACTGGGGCTTACTGACTCGTAAAAGAACACAAAGAGAAAGATGTCTACCCAACCAAAAGATCCAAAGAAAGTCGGAAAGCACACAATAATATCCAGCAGTCTGTGGCTGAATAAGAGGAATCATCTTTCAGAAAAGGACATCTCTAACTCATTGATTGAATTTAAAATGCATGTGATGGAACTACAGTTACACTGTCAAACCCTACAGTAGCATAACAGGCTGCAACACTAATTTAAGCAATTATATTCTACAGTCTACTGTGTGTTTAAGAAAGGTACAGAAGCTTGGCCAAATCAAATATTGACCCAACttgtaaaataaacatgtaGAATGTGACTAAGTGGTGGCAAAACTACATAAAAACACTGGTAGACAAAGTTAAAAAAGTATTTGTCATAATTCTCTGGTCTCTAAATAACAACCCCCctctatatataatatataaataacaacattattatttataattaGGTGGAAATTAATTCCAGAAAAAAACACCACTCAAACGTTTACTCATTGAGAATCATTATTCTGAGAGCTCTACTGAGTTCAACACTTTGCTAAACTCTTGATCTGTCAATCCCTTAATATTAGTCAAACTACATCCTGCAGTGTTGTGAGCAGAAGCTGCTGCTGGGCAATAAAACAGAGGTTCCCAGTGAGCACCACCTATGTTTACACAGACTGAGTCACaagacagcacacacacatacagaggtACTGTTAATATTGATAGAGTGAGAATCAGAGTAATAGCAGACAACTCAAACACTAGCACACCATTTCAATCCAATACTAGTTTGGTTgaatacaacacattttaaaagaaaggcgatgaaatataaaataattgtGGATCTGAAAAAATAAAGTTGTGTGTACTTCATCTCCTGCAGCTGTAGTTCTTCCAAACATCTGGCAGGTTTTGGTGGAGCGACGATGTCTAAACCTCGACTGCTGGGTGTTTTGGATCTTTCAATCCTGAGGGAGCCATCTGTTGCAGAGAATTAACGGGAGTTTATTAATTACAACACTGTGTGATTAAAATGTCAAGTTTTATGTTTTCATTGCTGCACTATTTTGATGTTTTTCCAGCCTCTGATGTAAcgtgtatatttatattttaatctgtTTTCCTGCAGCTGGTTGTATCTCCCAAAGTATTTCTGTTATCCGACAGTTGGCAACAACGTCCTGAAGGACACGCTTTTGCTTCGATGAAAACCAATGATACAAAATCCAATATTTTCACATATTGTTTAATCTGACCTTCGTCTCTtctgtaatatataaaaaatctaCTGTGTaaggttatttatttgttcctTCCAGTAAGCCAGTAGACATCTGAAGGATCATGAAAGTACCTCTGAAGATGAAAACTGCTGCTCAATCAATGGTAAAAAGATATGCAAAGAATGCTGGGCCACAAATGGAGCTAAAGCATGTGCTTTATAACAAGCCCTTTGTCCACAGTGTAGCACGAACACACCTAAACCAGCTTTCCTCGGTTTCATGGAGGCCAGGATGATCTCCGAGCCATGGATATTGTCCATGTGTCTGAGAGACTTGGCCTTGTAAAACCACTCTCCAGTCCGATACTTCAGCTGAGTGTTCGGCTGCGAGCCGTCCAGTAATTTCTCCATTTTACTGAAGGGGAAATACAAAAGAGACATGTACAAATGAATAAGTCAAGAGGTCATCATTATCTGTATCTTATTCCCATGTGACATATTTACAATGCTTACTTGAATGGTCCGGAGTCGTTTTAATTTAGTTTAAGTAGCACTAATCTCTAAATACGGTGTAGGCTTCGGGCAGAAAGAAAAGCGAGAAAGTGCTGGTTTGTCTCCACATCTTTACTCTTGCAAAATGTAATGTTTCAGTGGCTTTCTGAACTCGGCCTAATAAAACTAAATTCTAATTATTTAATAATGTTTTCATTACACCATGTA
It encodes:
- the sytl2b gene encoding uncharacterized protein sytl2b isoform X3 encodes the protein MIDLSHLTEEEQGMIMTVLRRDTDLKKAEELRISKMEKLLDGSQPNTQLKYRTGEWFYKAKSLRHMDNIHGSEIILASMKPRKAGLDGSLRIERSKTPSSRGLDIVAPPKPARCLEELQLQEMNNAEKELLNSTVRSPRMPRHNPFNRASLIVVEPPETNDDRSTRRDQESSETEPISPLKSHAAGTSQTSGGSLTSDGSSGGFRPVPKKRTFLSRRSSSQSESTSKALDTQGGSAGIVPAPRLSLQRGSSENSNQSYVKGQDEVPQKSVVSNEVSQPSKHNNSQQPSQVSSNSSLERERYTPSITRDRPATFTRSDASTDREIPQKSDERDDRKQREHAGLNTFKLHSGSIQDSAIGNNSSVGTSMRQGELSLLQSTVDADPPVSYDLNFIDKSAETTLNKSNQKNAFQLSTQTSSPTGDEGDSIAKVLDWFSRSTDSLDWLKTEDSPKAEHVGIGKSSGKDSSRKDTGDIISNIKNETVETQLQRQPNEPEELRATDRIGKKEVTKIREEVKKDTREKMQGQEGTDNDESQVLQVSHLKSFWEKSNAGPKILISKSIKPHDKGQKPVHLSAEKDEEKVNKLYRSPDMPSVPVIYNGKGIYDNSALKHGEERQKETGDNVNSNTKQDVDNPVMNASTQRQNNDNSDYVKFTANLQEADRRGSDPEILCVTKLIQQPRTNIQSSAKPNNIFQSRETLLQEELSETIPVSQLDTNPDSEKLFMSRNSPCMDYKLDEIQTTLKTQMRRGSSERTESEDKSGPPKRKEDANKDRSPRSNRKGLPHQESTAEKIKQLKSFWEQERNKPPFYTGKPKALGDGKVLRGASQAKLNKRYTKSEYDLTSIGKDSDSDEEESSNQRIDKLSPSLGASRSQFHTLREFWGESSSDTKVSFPIEKPKSSKRKEPISAQISSQELKCSDAAFEKTRSPAMKSSLQNRSKSPHDRQAGSKAANDGTNNLANYTTADSRRNSKDSTKSTSSSGKETRPTKSRKDSFSNSSSRGNSMRRAISMVALSVPDDKELKMDVSSVHSQSRKQRQNADKGASSRRSSEDTESQIPRARACVPRDFRHYLGMTDKSSVHTSPVVKGEGSEEKPGYEFDLVGPVRASTPACSEERHSRRGSKTTQHPLWANYSSSEAGPESSVSSTSETWSSSRNSSNRKNVLETQNLVTKALRRAEARPKTLAKSMEDITASLSPRQERRQDPTADMRRISNVSSIPSPTSSLFSDPEHLKNMSKSVPSFLQKELSGSVMTMYSGDFVEVQGNIQFSINYIQKLREFHIFVAQCQDLAAVDPKRGRSDPYVKSYLVPDKANLGKRKTSVKKKTLSPTFNEILRYRVRMEYLRTQTLILSIWHHDTFGRNSFLGEVDVDLSKWDFDHTQMNYLALKARTLPTLAPSHGRGEIRLALRFLPEIIHSEGLVKEGPSTGEIHIWVKECKNLPLIRATIDPYVKCFVLPDTSRKSRQKTRVLRRTVDPAFNHTMVYDGIRQADLSEACVELTVWDRDRLASNLLGGLRIGAGTGRSYGALVDWMDSTPFEAALWERMMVTPNEWVEDILPLRVLNSAKTGFK
- the sytl2b gene encoding synaptotagmin-like protein 2 isoform X2, translated to MIDLSHLTEEEQGMIMTVLRRDTDLKKAEELRISKMEKLLDGSQPNTQLKYRTGEWFYKAKSLRHMDNIHGSEIILASMKPRKAGLDGSLRIERSKTPSSRGLDIVAPPKPARCLEELQLQEMNNAEKELLNSTVRSPRMPRHNPFNRASLIVVEPPETNDDRSTRRDQESSETEPISPLKSHAAGTSQTSGGSLTSDGSSGGFRPVPKKRTFLSRRSSSQSESTSKALDTQGGSAGIVPAPRLSLQRGSSENSNQSYVKGQDEVPQKSVVSNEVSQPSKHNNSQQPSQVSSNSSLERERYTPSITRDRPATFTRSDASTDREIPQKSDERDDRKQREHAGLNTFKLHSGSIQDSAIGNNSSVGTSMRQGELSLLQSTVDADPPVSYDLNFIDKSAETTLNKSNQKNAFQLSTQTSSPTGDEGDSIAKVLDWFSRSTDSLDWLKTEDSPKAEHVGIGKSSGKDSSRKDTGDIISNIKNETVETQLQRQPNEPEELRATDRIGKKEVTKIREEVKKDTREKMQGQEGTDNDESQVLQVSHLKSFWEKSNAGPKILISKSIKPHDKGQKPVHLSAEKDEEKVNKLYRSPDMPSVPVIYNGKGIYDNSALKHGEERQKETGDNVNSNTKQDVDNPVMNASTQRQNNDNSDYVKFTANLQEADRRGSDPEILCVTKLIQQPRTNIQSSAKPNNIFQSRETLLQEELSETIPVSQLDTNPDSEKLFMSRNSPCMDYKLDEIQTTLKTQMRRGSSERTESEDKSGPPKRKEDANKDRSPRSNRKGLPHQESTAEKIKQLKSFWEQERNKPPFYTGKPKALGDGKVLRGASQAKLNKRYTKSEYDLTSIGKDSDSDEEESSNQRIDKLSPSLGASRSQFHTLREFWGESSSDTKVSFPIEKPKSSKRKEPISAQISSQELKCSDAAFEKTRSPAMKSSLQNRSKSPHDRQAGSKAANDGTNNLANYTTADSRRNSKDSTKSTSSSGKETRPTKSRKDSFSNSSSRGNSMRRAISMVALSVPDDKELKMDVSSVHSQSRKQRQNADKGASSRRSSEDTESQIPRARACVPRDFRHYLGMTDKSSVHTSPVVKGEGSEEKPGYEFDLVGPVRASTPACSEERHSRRGSKTTQHPLWANYSSSEAGPESSVSSTSETWSSSRNSSNRKNVLETQNLVTKALRRAEARPKTLAKSMEDITASLSPRQERRQDPTADMRRISNVSSIPSPTSSLFSDPEHLKNMSKSVPSFLQKEDTGRDTDSTCEDSDHPERLMKGSSLNNLTGSSGMASLSSLSGSVMTMYSGDFVEVQGNIQFSINYIQKLREFHIFVAQCQDLAAVDPKRGRSDPYVKSYLVPDKANLGKRKTSVKKKTLSPTFNEILRYRVRMEYLRTQTLILSIWHHDTFGRNSFLGEVDVDLSKWDFDHTQMNYLALKARTLPTLAPSHGRGEIRLALRFLPEIIHSEVKEGPSTGEIHIWVKECKNLPLIRATIDPYVKCFVLPDTSRKSRQKTRVLRRTVDPAFNHTMVYDGIRQADLSEACVELTVWDRDRLASNLLGGLRIGAGTGRSYGALVDWMDSTPFEAALWERMMVTPNEWVEDILPLRVLNSAKTGFK
- the sytl2b gene encoding synaptotagmin-like protein 2 isoform X1; protein product: MIDLSHLTEEEQGMIMTVLRRDTDLKKAEELRISKMEKLLDGSQPNTQLKYRTGEWFYKAKSLRHMDNIHGSEIILASMKPRKAGLDGSLRIERSKTPSSRGLDIVAPPKPARCLEELQLQEMNNAEKELLNSTVRSPRMPRHNPFNRASLIVVEPPETNDDRSTRRDQESSETEPISPLKSHAAGTSQTSGGSLTSDGSSGGFRPVPKKRTFLSRRSSSQSESTSKALDTQGGSAGIVPAPRLSLQRGSSENSNQSYVKGQDEVPQKSVVSNEVSQPSKHNNSQQPSQVSSNSSLERERYTPSITRDRPATFTRSDASTDREIPQKSDERDDRKQREHAGLNTFKLHSGSIQDSAIGNNSSVGTSMRQGELSLLQSTVDADPPVSYDLNFIDKSAETTLNKSNQKNAFQLSTQTSSPTGDEGDSIAKVLDWFSRSTDSLDWLKTEDSPKAEHVGIGKSSGKDSSRKDTGDIISNIKNETVETQLQRQPNEPEELRATDRIGKKEVTKIREEVKKDTREKMQGQEGTDNDESQVLQVSHLKSFWEKSNAGPKILISKSIKPHDKGQKPVHLSAEKDEEKVNKLYRSPDMPSVPVIYNGKGIYDNSALKHGEERQKETGDNVNSNTKQDVDNPVMNASTQRQNNDNSDYVKFTANLQEADRRGSDPEILCVTKLIQQPRTNIQSSAKPNNIFQSRETLLQEELSETIPVSQLDTNPDSEKLFMSRNSPCMDYKLDEIQTTLKTQMRRGSSERTESEDKSGPPKRKEDANKDRSPRSNRKGLPHQESTAEKIKQLKSFWEQERNKPPFYTGKPKALGDGKVLRGASQAKLNKRYTKSEYDLTSIGKDSDSDEEESSNQRIDKLSPSLGASRSQFHTLREFWGESSSDTKVSFPIEKPKSSKRKEPISAQISSQELKCSDAAFEKTRSPAMKSSLQNRSKSPHDRQAGSKAANDGTNNLANYTTADSRRNSKDSTKSTSSSGKETRPTKSRKDSFSNSSSRGNSMRRAISMVALSVPDDKELKMDVSSVHSQSRKQRQNADKGASSRRSSEDTESQIPRARACVPRDFRHYLGMTDKSSVHTSPVVKGEGSEEKPGYEFDLVGPVRASTPACSEERHSRRGSKTTQHPLWANYSSSEAGPESSVSSTSETWSSSRNSSNRKNVLETQNLVTKALRRAEARPKTLAKSMEDITASLSPRQERRQDPTADMRRISNVSSIPSPTSSLFSDPEHLKNMSKSVPSFLQKEDTGRDTDSTCEDSDHPERLMKGSSLNNLTGSSGMASLSSLSGSVMTMYSGDFVEVQGNIQFSINYIQKLREFHIFVAQCQDLAAVDPKRGRSDPYVKSYLVPDKANLGKRKTSVKKKTLSPTFNEILRYRVRMEYLRTQTLILSIWHHDTFGRNSFLGEVDVDLSKWDFDHTQMNYLALKARTLPTLAPSHGRGEIRLALRFLPEIIHSEGLVKEGPSTGEIHIWVKECKNLPLIRATIDPYVKCFVLPDTSRKSRQKTRVLRRTVDPAFNHTMVYDGIRQADLSEACVELTVWDRDRLASNLLGGLRIGAGTGRSYGALVDWMDSTPFEAALWERMMVTPNEWVEDILPLRVLNSAKTGFK